A single genomic interval of Amycolatopsis albispora harbors:
- a CDS encoding ABC transporter permease yields MTGLLLRRLRDLLIILVIVGTMMFFVIRLIPGDPAQAILGPTARPSDVDALRESMGLAGSLWEQYLSWGGNVLQGDFGTSITYHAPVLGVVAEHIVPTLTLAVLSTVVSFFLSVAITSWQAVSPRNPVARTLDRLSSLGMAVPDFWLSLVLVLVFSVTLRWFPSSGYENLFTDPVAAVPALVLPLTVLVIGQTALFVLTLRESLLGELPLAYLRTARVKGLSERQVMLKHVLPNALMPLVTQLGSNFAMLVGGIVIIESIFVVPGLGHLLMGAVSTRDFPLIQGVTLFVAVLFVVVNLLVDLSYALLDPKVRVA; encoded by the coding sequence ATGACCGGGTTGCTGCTGCGCAGGCTGCGCGACCTGCTGATCATCCTGGTGATCGTCGGCACGATGATGTTCTTCGTCATCCGGCTGATTCCCGGCGACCCGGCGCAGGCCATCCTCGGTCCGACCGCACGACCGTCCGATGTGGACGCCCTGCGGGAGAGCATGGGCCTGGCCGGTTCGCTGTGGGAGCAGTACCTGAGCTGGGGCGGCAACGTGCTGCAAGGCGACTTCGGCACGTCGATCACCTACCACGCGCCGGTGCTGGGGGTGGTCGCCGAGCACATCGTGCCGACGCTGACGCTGGCCGTGCTGTCCACTGTGGTCAGCTTCTTCCTGTCGGTGGCGATCACGTCGTGGCAGGCGGTGTCGCCGCGCAACCCGGTGGCCCGCACGCTGGACCGGCTGTCCTCGCTCGGCATGGCGGTGCCGGACTTCTGGCTCTCGCTGGTGCTGGTGCTGGTGTTCTCGGTGACGCTGCGCTGGTTCCCGTCCAGTGGTTACGAGAACCTGTTCACCGATCCGGTCGCCGCGGTGCCCGCGCTGGTGCTGCCGCTGACCGTGCTGGTGATCGGGCAGACCGCGTTGTTCGTGCTGACGCTGCGGGAAAGCCTGCTCGGTGAGCTGCCGCTGGCCTATCTCCGCACGGCACGCGTGAAGGGGCTGTCCGAGCGGCAGGTGATGCTCAAGCACGTGCTGCCGAACGCGCTGATGCCGCTGGTCACCCAGCTGGGCAGCAACTTCGCCATGCTGGTCGGCGGCATCGTGATCATCGAGTCCATCTTCGTGGTGCCGGGGCTGGGTCACCTGCTGATGGGCGCGGTGTCCACTCGGGACTTCCCGCTGATCCAGGGCGTGACGTTGTTCGTCGCGGTGTTGTTCGTGGTGGTCAACCTGCTGGTGGACCTGTCGTACGCACTGCTCGACCCGAAGGTGCGGGTGGCATGA
- a CDS encoding ABC transporter permease has product MRGLFRRNRLLVVSSALLALIVLAVIVLPFFLPSVSATDPVNRLLPPSAAHPLGTDSFGRDVLARLVSGGRASLGLSALITLCAACSGLVIGLVSGFYRAADAVLMRVMDAWMSFPAIILAMALAISLGASIWTELIALTVIFTPFTARVIRSRVLGIAGRAYIGAARVSGMSRAKTLLVHVFPNVLPLALVQVVILAAAAMLVDGAMSFLGLGIAPPTPTWGNMIAEGRSYLVVAPWLVVVPGVTIMLCVFLLNLIGTSLRIAVDARARTLHDMRRLRTVRR; this is encoded by the coding sequence ATGAGGGGCCTGTTCCGGCGCAACCGCCTGCTGGTGGTGTCCAGCGCGCTGCTGGCGCTGATCGTGCTCGCGGTGATCGTGCTGCCGTTCTTCCTGCCCAGTGTCAGTGCCACCGATCCGGTCAACCGCCTGCTGCCGCCGTCGGCCGCGCACCCGCTCGGCACCGACTCGTTCGGCCGCGACGTGCTGGCCAGGCTGGTCTCCGGCGGGCGCGCCTCGCTCGGGCTGTCCGCGTTGATCACCTTGTGCGCGGCCTGCTCCGGGCTGGTGATCGGGCTGGTCAGCGGCTTCTACCGGGCGGCGGACGCGGTGCTGATGCGCGTGATGGACGCGTGGATGTCGTTCCCGGCGATCATTCTGGCGATGGCGCTGGCCATCTCGCTGGGCGCGAGCATCTGGACCGAGCTGATCGCGCTGACGGTGATCTTCACCCCGTTCACCGCACGGGTGATCCGCAGCCGGGTGCTCGGCATCGCCGGCCGCGCCTACATCGGAGCCGCGCGGGTGTCGGGCATGAGCCGCGCGAAGACCTTGCTGGTGCACGTGTTCCCGAACGTGCTGCCGCTGGCGCTGGTGCAGGTGGTGATCCTGGCCGCGGCGGCGATGCTGGTCGACGGCGCGATGAGCTTCCTGGGGCTCGGCATCGCTCCCCCGACGCCGACGTGGGGCAACATGATCGCCGAAGGCCGGTCGTACCTGGTGGTGGCGCCGTGGCTGGTGGTGGTGCCCGGGGTGACGATCATGCTCTGCGTGTTCCTGCTGAACCTCATCGGCACCTCGTTGCGAATAGCCGTCGACGCCCGCGCCAGGACGCTGCACGACATGCGGCGCCTGCGCACCGTCCGACGCTGA
- a CDS encoding alpha/beta fold hydrolase, with protein MRRFTPDAPTGPPVLLLHGFASDGHTDWITTGWPAVLVAAGREVLVPDLPGHGSSPAPTEPPSAKSITADLADLIGQSEVDVVGYSLGARLAWELPAQAPVRRLVLGGLSPTEPFTAVDLDAALAFAHGGKPPADPLTGMIAHLITAPGRNPVALARCIEGLRRDPFTPAAGAVTVPTLFVAGTDDPVSQGIEQLLPMIPGSTLTPLPGDHGGALRSPEFKAATLDFLR; from the coding sequence GTGCGCCGCTTCACCCCGGATGCGCCGACCGGCCCGCCCGTGCTCCTCCTGCACGGCTTCGCCTCCGACGGGCACACCGACTGGATCACCACCGGCTGGCCGGCTGTGCTGGTCGCCGCCGGCCGGGAGGTGCTGGTGCCGGACCTCCCCGGCCACGGCTCCAGCCCCGCGCCCACCGAGCCGCCCTCCGCGAAGTCGATCACCGCCGACCTCGCGGATTTGATCGGACAGTCCGAAGTGGACGTCGTCGGCTACTCGCTGGGCGCGCGGCTCGCCTGGGAACTCCCCGCGCAGGCCCCGGTACGCCGCCTGGTACTCGGCGGCCTGAGCCCGACGGAGCCGTTCACCGCCGTCGACCTCGATGCCGCCCTGGCCTTCGCGCACGGCGGTAAGCCCCCGGCCGATCCGCTGACCGGCATGATCGCCCACCTGATCACCGCCCCCGGCCGCAACCCGGTCGCCCTCGCCCGCTGCATCGAAGGCCTGCGACGGGACCCGTTCACCCCGGCCGCCGGCGCCGTCACCGTGCCCACCCTCTTCGTCGCAGGCACCGACGACCCGGTAAGCCAGGGCATCGAGCAGCTACTCCCCATGATTCCCGGGTCCACCCTGACCCCCCTCCCCGGCGACCACGGCGGCGCCCTCCGAAGCCCCGAATTCAAGGCAGCCACCCTGGACTTCCTGCGCTAG